A single genomic interval of Tsukamurella paurometabola harbors:
- a CDS encoding magnesium transporter MgtE N-terminal domain-containing protein has protein sequence MSAVSRVFVARLSGLPVVGPDGESVGRVRDAVIGLRADRKAPRVLGLAVELANRRRIFVPMLRVTSIEPAAVTLNTGSVSLRRLHVRPGEALALGQLLGTKVRIEEPGEPYDGADATVADVGIEQTRTRDWVVHRLAVKIRGSGWSRRGGVQVVDLPHVSGFTTTALTGADHDIAEALTVFEDMRATDVAQALRELPAQRRLSIAAAFDDERLADVIQELGSDDQAEVIAHLSKARAADVLEAMDPDDAADLLGELPAKQREELLAVMDPEDSGTVRRLLTFSPYTAGGMMTPEPIVVTPSTTVAEALARVRNPDITPALASMVFVVRPPTATPTGRYLGAVHLQQLLREPPADLVGGIVDTDLPRLGPDDPLGAVTRYFAAYNLVTGPVIDAENHLLGAVSVDDVLDHLLPEDWRDEDQDEGTVEVSG, from the coding sequence ATGTCGGCTGTCTCCAGAGTATTCGTCGCGCGACTGTCCGGCTTGCCCGTCGTCGGCCCGGACGGTGAGTCCGTCGGCCGCGTCCGCGATGCGGTGATCGGCCTGCGCGCCGACCGCAAGGCGCCCCGGGTGCTCGGACTCGCCGTGGAGCTGGCCAACCGCCGCCGGATCTTCGTCCCGATGCTGCGCGTGACCAGCATCGAACCCGCCGCCGTCACCCTCAACACCGGCTCGGTGAGCCTGCGCCGCCTGCACGTGCGCCCCGGCGAGGCGCTTGCCCTGGGCCAGCTCCTCGGCACCAAGGTCCGCATCGAGGAGCCGGGCGAGCCGTACGACGGTGCAGACGCGACGGTCGCCGACGTCGGGATCGAACAGACCCGCACCCGCGACTGGGTGGTGCACCGACTGGCGGTGAAGATCCGCGGGTCGGGATGGAGCCGGCGCGGCGGCGTCCAGGTGGTGGATCTCCCCCACGTCTCCGGCTTCACCACCACCGCGCTCACCGGCGCCGACCACGACATCGCCGAGGCGCTGACCGTCTTCGAGGACATGCGCGCCACCGATGTCGCCCAGGCGCTGCGCGAGCTGCCCGCGCAGCGCCGGCTGTCCATCGCGGCCGCCTTCGACGACGAGCGCCTCGCCGACGTGATCCAGGAGCTCGGTTCCGACGACCAGGCCGAGGTCATCGCGCACCTCTCCAAGGCGCGCGCGGCCGACGTGCTCGAGGCCATGGACCCCGACGACGCCGCCGACCTCCTCGGCGAACTCCCCGCCAAACAGCGTGAGGAGCTGCTCGCGGTGATGGACCCCGAGGACTCGGGCACCGTGCGCCGCCTGCTCACCTTCTCCCCGTACACGGCGGGCGGCATGATGACGCCGGAGCCGATCGTGGTCACCCCGTCGACCACCGTGGCCGAGGCCCTGGCCCGCGTCCGCAACCCCGACATCACGCCGGCGCTGGCCAGCATGGTCTTCGTGGTGCGCCCGCCCACGGCGACCCCCACGGGCCGCTATCTGGGCGCGGTGCACCTGCAGCAGCTGCTGCGCGAGCCGCCGGCCGATCTGGTCGGCGGCATCGTCGACACCGATCTGCCGCGGCTGGGCCCCGACGACCCCCTCGGCGCCGTGACCCGGTACTTCGCGGCGTACAACCTGGTGACCGGACCCGTGATCGACGCGGAGAACCACCTGCTGGGGGCGGTCTCGGTCGACGACGTGCTCGACCACCTGCTGCCGGAGGACTGGCGCGACGAGGATCAGGACGAGGGCACCGTGGAGGTCAGCGGATGA
- a CDS encoding DUF1003 domain-containing protein: protein MKDRSRLDTPRLNRSFHLNLGDDMIGQGAESVARFLGTGRYLAIQTVIVLVWIALNVLWFTYHFDPYPFILLNLAFSTQAAYAAPLILLAQNRQESRDRVALDEDRMRAAQTKADTEFLARELASVRLAVGEAASRDYMRRELDEVHEKLDALTALLQSMQHARNVDEERADASD, encoded by the coding sequence ATGAAGGATCGTTCCCGGCTCGACACCCCGCGGCTGAACCGCAGCTTCCACCTCAACCTGGGCGACGACATGATCGGCCAGGGCGCCGAGAGCGTCGCCCGGTTCCTCGGGACCGGCCGCTACCTGGCCATCCAGACCGTGATCGTGCTGGTGTGGATCGCGCTCAACGTGCTGTGGTTCACGTACCACTTCGACCCGTACCCGTTCATCCTGCTCAACCTGGCCTTCTCGACCCAGGCCGCGTACGCCGCACCGCTGATCCTCCTCGCACAGAACCGGCAGGAGAGCCGGGACCGCGTCGCGCTCGACGAGGACCGGATGCGCGCCGCGCAGACCAAGGCCGACACCGAGTTCCTGGCCCGCGAGCTGGCATCGGTGCGCCTGGCCGTCGGTGAGGCGGCGAGCCGCGACTACATGCGCCGCGAGCTCGACGAGGTGCACGAGAAGCTGGACGCGCTCACCGCGCTGCTGCAGTCGATGCAGCACGCGCGCAACGTCGACGAGGAACGCGCCGATGCGTCCGACTGA
- a CDS encoding nuclear transport factor 2 family protein encodes MRPTDPRELLHPVLPPETYRQLGIAPPRPPQLYGTGGPVSSAGTPYLTGRAVTGAPAEPRAAAPPDPDGRGGGAATAGPPYVPAVPAGPPPAKDRSVAIVLGATVLIIAIILGATWYILANRGGANDEQQIRDVIAAETKTLNDRDLAALIGVRCAADVQMLQTQFTAQTFAAEVDTLLGPDGRWKVTVGDIRIDGARGTAEAEVTSTPVGSSTVVSRSLTDTTTLRKESGGWKVCVSSSRVR; translated from the coding sequence ATGCGTCCGACTGACCCGCGCGAGCTGCTGCATCCCGTCCTGCCGCCGGAGACCTACCGGCAGCTCGGGATCGCGCCCCCGCGGCCGCCGCAGCTGTACGGGACGGGCGGGCCCGTCTCGTCCGCGGGCACGCCCTACCTGACGGGCCGCGCCGTGACCGGCGCCCCGGCGGAACCGCGCGCCGCGGCACCGCCGGACCCGGACGGTCGGGGCGGGGGCGCGGCGACCGCCGGCCCGCCGTACGTTCCCGCGGTGCCCGCGGGACCTCCCCCGGCGAAGGACCGCTCCGTCGCGATCGTCTTGGGCGCGACGGTGCTCATCATCGCGATCATCCTCGGCGCCACCTGGTACATCCTCGCCAACCGCGGCGGCGCGAACGACGAGCAGCAGATCCGCGACGTGATCGCCGCGGAGACCAAGACCCTCAACGACCGCGACCTCGCGGCGCTCATCGGGGTGCGCTGCGCCGCGGACGTCCAGATGCTGCAGACGCAGTTCACCGCGCAGACCTTCGCCGCGGAGGTCGACACGCTGCTCGGCCCCGACGGCCGCTGGAAGGTCACCGTGGGGGACATCAGGATCGACGGTGCCCGGGGCACGGCGGAGGCCGAGGTCACCTCGACGCCGGTCGGCTCGTCGACGGTCGTCTCCAGATCCCTCACGGACACCACCACCCTCCGGAAGGAATCCGGAGGGTGGAAGGTGTGCGTCAGTTCGTCGCGGGTGCGCTGA
- the ahcY gene encoding adenosylhomocysteinase yields MTSTLTADTANGIDFKVADLSLAEAGRKQLRLAEHEMPGLMALRREYADVKPLKGARISGSLHMTVQTAVLIETLVDLGAEVRWASCNIFSTQDEAAAAVVVGPNGTVEAPQGVPVFAWKGETLEEYWWAAEQMLTWPNEPANMILDDGGDATMLVLRGAQFEAAGVVPPTDEDQDSAEYQVFLALLRESLAKDATKWSTIAESVKGVTEETTTGVLRLYQFAAAGELKFPAINVNDSVTKSKFDNKYGTRHSLIDGINRGTDVLIGGKKVLICGYGDVGKGCAESLAGQGARVQVTEIDPINALQALMDGFDVVTVEDAIGDADIVITSTGNKDIILLEHMKAMKDHAILGNIGHFDNEIDMAALEKSGAVRLNIKPQVDQWTFGDTGKSIVVLSEGRLLNLGNATGHPSFVMSNSFSNQVIAQVELWTKPDEYDNEVYRLPKHLDEKVAKIHVEALGGTLTKLTKDQAEYIGVDVEGPYKPEHYRY; encoded by the coding sequence GTGACTTCTACGCTGACCGCCGATACGGCGAACGGAATCGACTTCAAGGTCGCCGACCTCTCCCTCGCGGAGGCGGGCCGCAAGCAGCTGCGCCTAGCCGAGCACGAGATGCCGGGCCTGATGGCGCTGCGTCGCGAGTACGCCGACGTCAAGCCGCTCAAGGGTGCGCGGATCTCGGGTTCGCTGCACATGACGGTGCAGACCGCGGTGCTCATCGAGACCCTGGTGGACCTCGGCGCCGAGGTGCGCTGGGCCTCCTGCAACATCTTCTCCACGCAGGACGAGGCCGCCGCGGCCGTCGTGGTGGGGCCGAACGGCACCGTCGAGGCGCCGCAGGGCGTGCCCGTCTTCGCCTGGAAGGGCGAGACCCTCGAGGAGTACTGGTGGGCGGCCGAGCAGATGCTGACCTGGCCGAACGAGCCCGCCAACATGATCCTCGACGACGGCGGCGACGCCACCATGCTCGTGCTGCGCGGCGCGCAGTTCGAGGCGGCCGGGGTCGTCCCGCCGACCGATGAGGACCAGGACAGCGCGGAGTACCAGGTCTTCCTGGCCCTGCTGCGCGAGTCGCTGGCCAAGGACGCGACCAAGTGGTCGACGATCGCGGAGTCGGTCAAGGGCGTCACCGAGGAGACCACCACCGGTGTGCTGCGCCTGTACCAGTTCGCCGCGGCCGGCGAGCTGAAGTTCCCGGCGATCAACGTCAACGACTCGGTCACCAAGAGCAAGTTCGACAACAAGTACGGCACCCGCCACAGCCTCATCGACGGCATCAACCGCGGTACCGACGTGCTGATCGGCGGCAAGAAGGTCCTCATCTGCGGCTACGGCGACGTGGGTAAGGGCTGCGCCGAGTCGCTCGCCGGCCAGGGCGCCCGCGTCCAGGTCACCGAGATCGACCCGATCAACGCGCTGCAGGCGCTCATGGACGGCTTCGACGTGGTGACCGTGGAGGACGCGATCGGGGACGCCGACATCGTCATCACCTCCACGGGCAACAAGGACATCATCCTGCTCGAGCACATGAAGGCGATGAAGGATCACGCGATCCTGGGCAACATCGGCCACTTCGACAACGAGATCGACATGGCCGCGCTGGAGAAGTCGGGTGCCGTGCGCCTGAACATCAAGCCGCAGGTCGACCAGTGGACGTTCGGTGACACCGGCAAGTCCATCGTGGTGCTGTCCGAGGGCCGCCTGCTCAACCTGGGCAACGCGACCGGCCACCCGTCGTTCGTGATGTCCAACAGCTTCAGCAACCAGGTCATCGCCCAGGTCGAGCTGTGGACCAAGCCCGACGAGTACGACAACGAGGTCTACCGCCTCCCCAAGCACCTCGACGAGAAGGTCGCGAAGATCCACGTCGAGGCCCTGGGCGGCACCCTCACCAAGCTCACCAAGGATCAGGCCGAGTACATCGGCGTCGACGTCGAGGGCCCGTACAAGCCCGAGCACTACCGCTACTGA
- a CDS encoding SMI1/KNR4 family protein — protein MNTDVGVARWRELIDEILAQKERLIRADPDLYEMSQPNLGATEAQLLAAEERLGHRIPAQYREFLTVANGWNGWGGISGRLLSSEAMSGGAGLEVSIRLANNTVLEWATDADWVRIEDDPVTMMLHRDSQGYPAGSLLRPVYGDRIYGTFEEYVTDHLADLTAWADREALGPHGAAWGRDLREAEPTLEEIVRRLVDAQLDLAMLEGRVKAFVPPGAPAAAEQVAEVERVIGRSLHPEHRELLLLMNGWPGIPYILSTAEIISGERWKATLAEQDRSDADHRRNRDAVYAGAGIPIPDDDPAAASLRAARIDAVPFAAWAICSFGVDPDDGFVRWVPRDAKYADDPQGTSTRSAGTVREYLLAEIDQLHGRIEARKWAEPQSS, from the coding sequence GTGAACACCGACGTGGGGGTAGCACGCTGGCGGGAGCTGATCGATGAGATCCTCGCTCAGAAGGAGCGGCTCATCCGGGCGGATCCCGACCTGTACGAGATGTCGCAGCCGAACCTCGGTGCCACCGAGGCGCAGTTGCTCGCCGCAGAGGAGCGACTGGGGCACCGCATCCCCGCGCAGTACCGCGAGTTCCTGACGGTCGCGAACGGATGGAACGGGTGGGGCGGCATCTCCGGCCGGCTGCTCAGCAGTGAGGCGATGAGCGGCGGGGCCGGGCTCGAGGTGTCCATCCGCCTGGCGAACAACACCGTCCTCGAATGGGCGACCGATGCGGATTGGGTTCGCATCGAGGACGACCCCGTCACGATGATGCTCCACCGCGATAGCCAGGGGTATCCGGCGGGGAGCCTACTTCGCCCGGTGTACGGCGACCGGATCTACGGGACGTTCGAGGAGTACGTCACGGACCATCTGGCCGATCTCACCGCGTGGGCGGACCGGGAGGCTCTCGGGCCCCACGGCGCGGCGTGGGGGCGCGATCTGCGCGAGGCCGAACCCACTCTCGAGGAGATTGTCCGGCGTCTGGTCGACGCCCAACTCGACCTCGCGATGCTCGAGGGCCGTGTCAAGGCGTTCGTCCCACCCGGTGCGCCCGCGGCCGCGGAGCAGGTGGCCGAGGTGGAGCGGGTGATCGGTCGATCCTTGCATCCGGAACACCGGGAGTTGCTCCTCCTCATGAACGGCTGGCCCGGCATCCCGTACATCCTCAGCACCGCCGAGATCATCAGCGGCGAACGATGGAAGGCGACGCTCGCCGAGCAGGATCGATCCGATGCCGATCACCGGCGCAACCGCGATGCGGTGTACGCGGGCGCGGGCATCCCGATTCCCGACGACGATCCGGCCGCCGCATCGCTCAGGGCGGCGCGCATCGACGCCGTGCCGTTCGCCGCGTGGGCGATCTGCTCCTTCGGCGTCGACCCCGACGACGGCTTCGTGCGATGGGTCCCGCGCGACGCGAAGTACGCCGATGACCCCCAGGGGACCTCTACACGGTCGGCGGGCACCGTTCGTGAGTACCTGCTCGCCGAGATCGACCAATTGCACGGCAGGATCGAGGCGCGCAAGTGGGCAGAGCCGCAGTCCTCGTGA